The following proteins come from a genomic window of Athalia rosae chromosome 1, iyAthRosa1.1, whole genome shotgun sequence:
- the LOC105693376 gene encoding myogenesis-regulating glycosidase isoform X1, producing MIATEPILRRFAITMEKAASPWQYSDRKRCFIASPYECDRGQQKAGHWSSGAGPLPASLTRPNQRTPTQFNACTIHVKLLLSTADPWDVRVASVEPEGLAKRRGVVLPSLRTAESPNVPTSSHTLTRTPSPWYKPIHDSPAVQTSKHLQVDQGALTSPEWPLPWYKPLRSPTSESFRGSTQSVPLPKFSRIRANSYGKPLASTDHLEATISNDSGIVNVPVVQVRFEDENICTPSGNRVNNRDRNASHLAEVIVNKRKGERGKEEVKENGETQLLSSSAHNLPGIGWAKVLQELEEHENHPPAIARAGNRTSIGIIVEHLVEERYNSRTTRRLKRPYLRTSPVSKVRTNIDQRSTGKASTPKQFVRIKDTEESEELIKDSERKRNSRKTSASMPDKLNNMDELEKAIKHQGTSSRFSREESESSATFSNSGSTPRVSPLDSDTDDDVNEDEMAKMPLQASLQSRPTPIAPMSQGQKGNREMDIPGGQSVNSTITSVNSISSLLKERFQLALPQALRSSKKQQNADYRLKAFVGVLFLSIVFLVGFAHFYYNQHVLQRAYYERFRFNKNDRVMHVYGKNGAEIIAARLGEGIAAETGVFACLDFDQRSDSVCLEWLHQTRLYMSHTQQDDMHCYHVTWQSLNPNYNPKDCFDWSPKRGHWYGAGQTQNMAYPLEEGNSVLELSPFITGDIRKHSFGNVLKRYFLNSKGATILIDPETPLYVSMNANRTKDFCIQAKHDSFAYVNHLTPLPQLNYTVCASDNMKTLHSLMTEKSLWDGLNKEDADAVTSLLSEPVWQISPTDEAAVYNYTKAVITLGFLPGHVLLSEEWQPNTGDFHLDESRFATMEATINVIHRRGFRIVFSVQPFISTESVNFKEAVAERLLISERGSDPRIPALTRYKQSHSAAILDITNNRTLPWLQRKLQALLDKYKVNSFYLDIGNAYDMPHYYNCHKPLTNPDEYKTLFTQAILSFAPVTGVSGAISRPRAPVFVSLPPFPSSWKAIKTVIPTVLNYGIIGYPFIMPGAVGGDVALPMSDNNPDNDFEFNLPDKELYVRWLQLSTFLPVIRFTHLPSKYSDESVLEMAKSLASLRQKTVTPLLKKYASEALDSGLPIIRPLWMLDPSDPACHVVVDEFSVGEELIVAPILYSGSRQREVYLPAGVWREGIDGSLRKGSRWIHNYRVSEDKVAYFVKMPDNTRF from the exons ATGATCGCCACCGAACCGATTCTTCGTCGATTCgcgataacgatggaaaaagcAGCCTCTCCGTGGCAATACAGTGATCGTAAGCGTTGTTTCATCGCTTCGCCGTACGAATGTGATCGCGGGCAACAGAAAGCTGGACACTGGTCATCTGGAGCGGGTCCATTGCCGGCCTCGCTAACCAGACCCAATCAACGTACTCCCACACAGTTTAATGCATGCACTATACATGTC AAACTGCTTTTGTCCACCGCTGATCCGTGGGATGTTCGAGTTGCCAGTGTCGAGCCGGAGGGTTTAGCTAAACGACGAGGTGTTGTCCTTCCGTCTCTACGTACCGCCGAATCGCCAAATGTGCCAACTTCGTCGCACACCCTGACCCGTACACCCTCGCCCTGGTACAAGCCGATCCACGATTCTCCGGCAGTGCAAACTTCGAAACATCTTCAAGTCGATCAAGGTGCTTTGACCAGCCCAGAGTGGCCACTTCCATGGTATAAACCATTGCG ATCCCCAACGTCGGAGAGCTTCCGAGGTTCTACGCAGTCGGTGCCGTTGCCGAAATTCTCGAGGATCAGGGCTAATTCTTACGGAAAGCCACTCGCGTCGACGGATCACCTCGAAGCAACGATTAGCAATGACTCGGGTATCGTGAATGTTCCGGTTGTTCAGGTTCGCTTTGAAGATGAGAATATCTGTACGCCGTCAGGCAACAGAGTTAACAATCGCGATCGAAACGCAAGCCATTTGGCGGAGGTCATTGTGAATAAGCGGAAGGGAGAACGGGGAAAAGAGGAAGTCAAGGAGAACGGAGAAACTCAACTTTTGAGCAGTTCCGCCCATAATCTCCCAGGAATAGGCTGGGCAAAAGTCTTGCAGGAATTGGAGGAGCATGAAAATCATCCTCCGGCGATTGCTCGAGCAGGTAACAGGACGTCGATTGGAATCATAGTCGAACATCTTGTCGAAGAGAG GTACAACTCGCGGACTACCCGACGGCTCAAGAGACCCTATTTGCGAACTTCTCCCGTGAGCAAAGTACGGACCAACATCG ATCAACGATCCACCGGGAAAGCTTCTACCCCGAAGCAGTTCGTTAGGATCAAAGATACGGAGGAGTCTGAGGAGCTCATCAAAGATTCAGAACGGAAAAGAAACTCAAGAAAAACTAGCGCTTCGATGCCTGATAAGCTAAATAATATGGATGAACTGGAGAAGGCTATTAAACATCAg GGTACGAGTTCAAGATTTTCGCGGGAAGAGAGCGAGAGCAGTGCGACATTCAGTAACAGTGGGTCAACGCCACGTGTGAGTCCCCTGGACTCTGACACCGATGATGACGTCAACGAGGATGAAATGGCCAA GATGCCGTTGCAGGCATCTTTGCAGTCCAGGCCGACGCCGATCGCCCCCATGTCCCAGGGGCAGAAAGGAAACAGGGAGATGGACATTCCCGGTGGTCAAAGCGTGAACTCAACGATAACAAGCGTCAACAGTATCAGCAGTCTGCTGAAGGAGAGGTTTCAGCTCGCGCTTCCCCAGGCACTGAGGAGCAGTAAAAAGCAACAAAACGCCGACTACAG ACTCAAGGCTTTCGTTGGCGTCCTATTTCTCAGTATCGTCTTTTTAGTGGGATTTGCACACTTTTACTACAACCAGCATGTTCTCCAGAGAGCATATTACGAGCGGTTCAG GTTCAACAAGAATGACAGAGTGATGCACGTCTACGGTAAGAATGGGGCAGAAATAATTGCTGCTCGTTTGGGCGAAGGTATCGCAGCGGAAACCGGAGTATTTGCGTGTCTCGATTTCGATCAGCGATCTGATTCCGTCTGCCTGGAATGGCTGCATCAAACCAGACTGTATATGTCACATACGCAGCAGGACGACATGCATTGCTACCACGTTACTTGGCAAAGTCTGAATCCTAACTACAACCCGAAGGACTGCTTCGACTGGTCGCCTAAGAGGGGTCACTGGTACGGAGCTGGACAAACGCAAAACATGGCTTATCCTCTGGAGGAAGGTAACTCGGTCCTGGAGCTGAGCCCTTTCATCACCGGGGACATAAGGAAGCACTCATTTGGCAACGTTTTGAAGCGCTATTTCCTCAATTCCAAGGGCGCGACGATACTGATCGACCCCGAAACCCCTCTGTACGTTTCGATGAATGCGAATCGAACCAAGGACTTCTGCATTCAGGCCAAGCATGATTCCTTCGCTTATGTCAACCACCTCACACCTCTACCGCAGCTCAATTATACCGTATGTGCCTCTGATAATATGAAGACACTCCACTCCTTGATGACGGAGAAGTCGCTTTGGGACGGACTGAATAAAGAAGATGCTGACGCGGTTACTTCGCTTCTGTCCGAGCCGGTCTGGCAAATATCTCCTACCGACGAAGCAGCtgtttataattatacgaaaGCTGTTATTACTCTAGGATTCCTCCCAGGACATGTGTTACTGAGCGAAGAGTGGCAGCCCAATACCGGGGATTTTCATTTAGACGAAAGTCGCTTCGCGACAATGGAAGCGACAATCAATGTCATTCACCGTCGTGGATTTAGAATAGTATTTTCTGTTCAACCTTTCATATCAACGGAGTCGGTTAACTTTAAGGAAGCGGTGGCCGAACGCCTCCTAATATCCGAAAGAGGAAGCGATCCGAGAATCCCCGCGTTGACGAGGTACAAGCAGAGCCACAGTGCCGCCATATTGGACATAACGAATAACCGAACCCTGCCCTGGTTGCAGAGAAAGCTTCAGGCTTTGCTGGACAAGTACAAAGTGAACTCGTTCTACCTCGACATCGGCAACGCCTACGACATGCCGCATTACTACAACTGCCACAAGCCGCTGACGAATCCTGACGAGTATAAGACTCTATTCACGCAAGCGATACTGAGCTTCGCTCCTGTTACAGGGGTTTCCGGAGCTATCTCGAGGCCTAGGGCGcctgtttttgtttctctacCACCGTTTCCTTCTTCTTGGAAAGCGATAAAAACCGTGATCCCAACGGTGCTGAATTACGGCATCATAGGATACCCTTTCATAATGCCCGGTGCCGTTGGCGGGGACGTCGCGCTCCCGATGTCAGACAATAACCCGGACAACGACTTCGAGTTCAATCTCCCCGACAAAGAACTATACGTCCGGTGGCTCCAGCTCTCCACCTTTTTACCCGTAATTCGCTTCACCCACTTGCCTAGCAAGTATTCCGACGAGTCGGTTCTCGAAATGGCCAAAAGCTTGGCAAGCTTGAGACAAAAGACGGTCACACCATTGCTCAAAAAATACGCCTCCGAGGCTCTTGACTCTGGACTCCCGATCATTAGACCTCTTTGGATGCTGGATCCATCCGATCCAGCTTGTCATGTCGTCGTCGATGAATTCTCGGTGGGAGAAGAGCTGATCGTCGCTCCGATTTTGTATTCTGGAAGCAGGCAAAGGGAAGTCTATCTTCCCGCGGGGGTATGGAGAGAAGGAATCGACGGTAGTCTCAGAAAGGGATCCAGATGGATCCACAACTACAGGGTATCCGAAGACAAGGTTGCATACTTCGTCAAAATGCCAGATAACACTAGATTTTGA
- the LOC105693376 gene encoding myogenesis-regulating glycosidase isoform X3 → MDRIRRRRRKAKKPKKLLLSTADPWDVRVASVEPEGLAKRRGVVLPSLRTAESPNVPTSSHTLTRTPSPWYKPIHDSPAVQTSKHLQVDQGALTSPEWPLPWYKPLRSPTSESFRGSTQSVPLPKFSRIRANSYGKPLASTDHLEATISNDSGIVNVPVVQVRFEDENICTPSGNRVNNRDRNASHLAEVIVNKRKGERGKEEVKENGETQLLSSSAHNLPGIGWAKVLQELEEHENHPPAIARAGNRTSIGIIVEHLVEERYNSRTTRRLKRPYLRTSPVSKVRTNIDQRSTGKASTPKQFVRIKDTEESEELIKDSERKRNSRKTSASMPDKLNNMDELEKAIKHQGTSSRFSREESESSATFSNSGSTPRVSPLDSDTDDDVNEDEMAKMPLQASLQSRPTPIAPMSQGQKGNREMDIPGGQSVNSTITSVNSISSLLKERFQLALPQALRSSKKQQNADYRLKAFVGVLFLSIVFLVGFAHFYYNQHVLQRAYYERFRFNKNDRVMHVYGKNGAEIIAARLGEGIAAETGVFACLDFDQRSDSVCLEWLHQTRLYMSHTQQDDMHCYHVTWQSLNPNYNPKDCFDWSPKRGHWYGAGQTQNMAYPLEEGNSVLELSPFITGDIRKHSFGNVLKRYFLNSKGATILIDPETPLYVSMNANRTKDFCIQAKHDSFAYVNHLTPLPQLNYTVCASDNMKTLHSLMTEKSLWDGLNKEDADAVTSLLSEPVWQISPTDEAAVYNYTKAVITLGFLPGHVLLSEEWQPNTGDFHLDESRFATMEATINVIHRRGFRIVFSVQPFISTESVNFKEAVAERLLISERGSDPRIPALTRYKQSHSAAILDITNNRTLPWLQRKLQALLDKYKVNSFYLDIGNAYDMPHYYNCHKPLTNPDEYKTLFTQAILSFAPVTGVSGAISRPRAPVFVSLPPFPSSWKAIKTVIPTVLNYGIIGYPFIMPGAVGGDVALPMSDNNPDNDFEFNLPDKELYVRWLQLSTFLPVIRFTHLPSKYSDESVLEMAKSLASLRQKTVTPLLKKYASEALDSGLPIIRPLWMLDPSDPACHVVVDEFSVGEELIVAPILYSGSRQREVYLPAGVWREGIDGSLRKGSRWIHNYRVSEDKVAYFVKMPDNTRF, encoded by the exons ATGGATAGGATTAGGCGCAGGAGAAGGAAGGCGAAGAAGCCGAAG AAACTGCTTTTGTCCACCGCTGATCCGTGGGATGTTCGAGTTGCCAGTGTCGAGCCGGAGGGTTTAGCTAAACGACGAGGTGTTGTCCTTCCGTCTCTACGTACCGCCGAATCGCCAAATGTGCCAACTTCGTCGCACACCCTGACCCGTACACCCTCGCCCTGGTACAAGCCGATCCACGATTCTCCGGCAGTGCAAACTTCGAAACATCTTCAAGTCGATCAAGGTGCTTTGACCAGCCCAGAGTGGCCACTTCCATGGTATAAACCATTGCG ATCCCCAACGTCGGAGAGCTTCCGAGGTTCTACGCAGTCGGTGCCGTTGCCGAAATTCTCGAGGATCAGGGCTAATTCTTACGGAAAGCCACTCGCGTCGACGGATCACCTCGAAGCAACGATTAGCAATGACTCGGGTATCGTGAATGTTCCGGTTGTTCAGGTTCGCTTTGAAGATGAGAATATCTGTACGCCGTCAGGCAACAGAGTTAACAATCGCGATCGAAACGCAAGCCATTTGGCGGAGGTCATTGTGAATAAGCGGAAGGGAGAACGGGGAAAAGAGGAAGTCAAGGAGAACGGAGAAACTCAACTTTTGAGCAGTTCCGCCCATAATCTCCCAGGAATAGGCTGGGCAAAAGTCTTGCAGGAATTGGAGGAGCATGAAAATCATCCTCCGGCGATTGCTCGAGCAGGTAACAGGACGTCGATTGGAATCATAGTCGAACATCTTGTCGAAGAGAG GTACAACTCGCGGACTACCCGACGGCTCAAGAGACCCTATTTGCGAACTTCTCCCGTGAGCAAAGTACGGACCAACATCG ATCAACGATCCACCGGGAAAGCTTCTACCCCGAAGCAGTTCGTTAGGATCAAAGATACGGAGGAGTCTGAGGAGCTCATCAAAGATTCAGAACGGAAAAGAAACTCAAGAAAAACTAGCGCTTCGATGCCTGATAAGCTAAATAATATGGATGAACTGGAGAAGGCTATTAAACATCAg GGTACGAGTTCAAGATTTTCGCGGGAAGAGAGCGAGAGCAGTGCGACATTCAGTAACAGTGGGTCAACGCCACGTGTGAGTCCCCTGGACTCTGACACCGATGATGACGTCAACGAGGATGAAATGGCCAA GATGCCGTTGCAGGCATCTTTGCAGTCCAGGCCGACGCCGATCGCCCCCATGTCCCAGGGGCAGAAAGGAAACAGGGAGATGGACATTCCCGGTGGTCAAAGCGTGAACTCAACGATAACAAGCGTCAACAGTATCAGCAGTCTGCTGAAGGAGAGGTTTCAGCTCGCGCTTCCCCAGGCACTGAGGAGCAGTAAAAAGCAACAAAACGCCGACTACAG ACTCAAGGCTTTCGTTGGCGTCCTATTTCTCAGTATCGTCTTTTTAGTGGGATTTGCACACTTTTACTACAACCAGCATGTTCTCCAGAGAGCATATTACGAGCGGTTCAG GTTCAACAAGAATGACAGAGTGATGCACGTCTACGGTAAGAATGGGGCAGAAATAATTGCTGCTCGTTTGGGCGAAGGTATCGCAGCGGAAACCGGAGTATTTGCGTGTCTCGATTTCGATCAGCGATCTGATTCCGTCTGCCTGGAATGGCTGCATCAAACCAGACTGTATATGTCACATACGCAGCAGGACGACATGCATTGCTACCACGTTACTTGGCAAAGTCTGAATCCTAACTACAACCCGAAGGACTGCTTCGACTGGTCGCCTAAGAGGGGTCACTGGTACGGAGCTGGACAAACGCAAAACATGGCTTATCCTCTGGAGGAAGGTAACTCGGTCCTGGAGCTGAGCCCTTTCATCACCGGGGACATAAGGAAGCACTCATTTGGCAACGTTTTGAAGCGCTATTTCCTCAATTCCAAGGGCGCGACGATACTGATCGACCCCGAAACCCCTCTGTACGTTTCGATGAATGCGAATCGAACCAAGGACTTCTGCATTCAGGCCAAGCATGATTCCTTCGCTTATGTCAACCACCTCACACCTCTACCGCAGCTCAATTATACCGTATGTGCCTCTGATAATATGAAGACACTCCACTCCTTGATGACGGAGAAGTCGCTTTGGGACGGACTGAATAAAGAAGATGCTGACGCGGTTACTTCGCTTCTGTCCGAGCCGGTCTGGCAAATATCTCCTACCGACGAAGCAGCtgtttataattatacgaaaGCTGTTATTACTCTAGGATTCCTCCCAGGACATGTGTTACTGAGCGAAGAGTGGCAGCCCAATACCGGGGATTTTCATTTAGACGAAAGTCGCTTCGCGACAATGGAAGCGACAATCAATGTCATTCACCGTCGTGGATTTAGAATAGTATTTTCTGTTCAACCTTTCATATCAACGGAGTCGGTTAACTTTAAGGAAGCGGTGGCCGAACGCCTCCTAATATCCGAAAGAGGAAGCGATCCGAGAATCCCCGCGTTGACGAGGTACAAGCAGAGCCACAGTGCCGCCATATTGGACATAACGAATAACCGAACCCTGCCCTGGTTGCAGAGAAAGCTTCAGGCTTTGCTGGACAAGTACAAAGTGAACTCGTTCTACCTCGACATCGGCAACGCCTACGACATGCCGCATTACTACAACTGCCACAAGCCGCTGACGAATCCTGACGAGTATAAGACTCTATTCACGCAAGCGATACTGAGCTTCGCTCCTGTTACAGGGGTTTCCGGAGCTATCTCGAGGCCTAGGGCGcctgtttttgtttctctacCACCGTTTCCTTCTTCTTGGAAAGCGATAAAAACCGTGATCCCAACGGTGCTGAATTACGGCATCATAGGATACCCTTTCATAATGCCCGGTGCCGTTGGCGGGGACGTCGCGCTCCCGATGTCAGACAATAACCCGGACAACGACTTCGAGTTCAATCTCCCCGACAAAGAACTATACGTCCGGTGGCTCCAGCTCTCCACCTTTTTACCCGTAATTCGCTTCACCCACTTGCCTAGCAAGTATTCCGACGAGTCGGTTCTCGAAATGGCCAAAAGCTTGGCAAGCTTGAGACAAAAGACGGTCACACCATTGCTCAAAAAATACGCCTCCGAGGCTCTTGACTCTGGACTCCCGATCATTAGACCTCTTTGGATGCTGGATCCATCCGATCCAGCTTGTCATGTCGTCGTCGATGAATTCTCGGTGGGAGAAGAGCTGATCGTCGCTCCGATTTTGTATTCTGGAAGCAGGCAAAGGGAAGTCTATCTTCCCGCGGGGGTATGGAGAGAAGGAATCGACGGTAGTCTCAGAAAGGGATCCAGATGGATCCACAACTACAGGGTATCCGAAGACAAGGTTGCATACTTCGTCAAAATGCCAGATAACACTAGATTTTGA
- the LOC105693376 gene encoding myogenesis-regulating glycosidase isoform X2 yields MVPALTFMHELSMSLTKLLLSTADPWDVRVASVEPEGLAKRRGVVLPSLRTAESPNVPTSSHTLTRTPSPWYKPIHDSPAVQTSKHLQVDQGALTSPEWPLPWYKPLRSPTSESFRGSTQSVPLPKFSRIRANSYGKPLASTDHLEATISNDSGIVNVPVVQVRFEDENICTPSGNRVNNRDRNASHLAEVIVNKRKGERGKEEVKENGETQLLSSSAHNLPGIGWAKVLQELEEHENHPPAIARAGNRTSIGIIVEHLVEERYNSRTTRRLKRPYLRTSPVSKVRTNIDQRSTGKASTPKQFVRIKDTEESEELIKDSERKRNSRKTSASMPDKLNNMDELEKAIKHQGTSSRFSREESESSATFSNSGSTPRVSPLDSDTDDDVNEDEMAKMPLQASLQSRPTPIAPMSQGQKGNREMDIPGGQSVNSTITSVNSISSLLKERFQLALPQALRSSKKQQNADYRLKAFVGVLFLSIVFLVGFAHFYYNQHVLQRAYYERFRFNKNDRVMHVYGKNGAEIIAARLGEGIAAETGVFACLDFDQRSDSVCLEWLHQTRLYMSHTQQDDMHCYHVTWQSLNPNYNPKDCFDWSPKRGHWYGAGQTQNMAYPLEEGNSVLELSPFITGDIRKHSFGNVLKRYFLNSKGATILIDPETPLYVSMNANRTKDFCIQAKHDSFAYVNHLTPLPQLNYTVCASDNMKTLHSLMTEKSLWDGLNKEDADAVTSLLSEPVWQISPTDEAAVYNYTKAVITLGFLPGHVLLSEEWQPNTGDFHLDESRFATMEATINVIHRRGFRIVFSVQPFISTESVNFKEAVAERLLISERGSDPRIPALTRYKQSHSAAILDITNNRTLPWLQRKLQALLDKYKVNSFYLDIGNAYDMPHYYNCHKPLTNPDEYKTLFTQAILSFAPVTGVSGAISRPRAPVFVSLPPFPSSWKAIKTVIPTVLNYGIIGYPFIMPGAVGGDVALPMSDNNPDNDFEFNLPDKELYVRWLQLSTFLPVIRFTHLPSKYSDESVLEMAKSLASLRQKTVTPLLKKYASEALDSGLPIIRPLWMLDPSDPACHVVVDEFSVGEELIVAPILYSGSRQREVYLPAGVWREGIDGSLRKGSRWIHNYRVSEDKVAYFVKMPDNTRF; encoded by the exons ATGGTACCTGCGTTAACATTCATGCATGAACTCTCAATGTCTTTAACG AAACTGCTTTTGTCCACCGCTGATCCGTGGGATGTTCGAGTTGCCAGTGTCGAGCCGGAGGGTTTAGCTAAACGACGAGGTGTTGTCCTTCCGTCTCTACGTACCGCCGAATCGCCAAATGTGCCAACTTCGTCGCACACCCTGACCCGTACACCCTCGCCCTGGTACAAGCCGATCCACGATTCTCCGGCAGTGCAAACTTCGAAACATCTTCAAGTCGATCAAGGTGCTTTGACCAGCCCAGAGTGGCCACTTCCATGGTATAAACCATTGCG ATCCCCAACGTCGGAGAGCTTCCGAGGTTCTACGCAGTCGGTGCCGTTGCCGAAATTCTCGAGGATCAGGGCTAATTCTTACGGAAAGCCACTCGCGTCGACGGATCACCTCGAAGCAACGATTAGCAATGACTCGGGTATCGTGAATGTTCCGGTTGTTCAGGTTCGCTTTGAAGATGAGAATATCTGTACGCCGTCAGGCAACAGAGTTAACAATCGCGATCGAAACGCAAGCCATTTGGCGGAGGTCATTGTGAATAAGCGGAAGGGAGAACGGGGAAAAGAGGAAGTCAAGGAGAACGGAGAAACTCAACTTTTGAGCAGTTCCGCCCATAATCTCCCAGGAATAGGCTGGGCAAAAGTCTTGCAGGAATTGGAGGAGCATGAAAATCATCCTCCGGCGATTGCTCGAGCAGGTAACAGGACGTCGATTGGAATCATAGTCGAACATCTTGTCGAAGAGAG GTACAACTCGCGGACTACCCGACGGCTCAAGAGACCCTATTTGCGAACTTCTCCCGTGAGCAAAGTACGGACCAACATCG ATCAACGATCCACCGGGAAAGCTTCTACCCCGAAGCAGTTCGTTAGGATCAAAGATACGGAGGAGTCTGAGGAGCTCATCAAAGATTCAGAACGGAAAAGAAACTCAAGAAAAACTAGCGCTTCGATGCCTGATAAGCTAAATAATATGGATGAACTGGAGAAGGCTATTAAACATCAg GGTACGAGTTCAAGATTTTCGCGGGAAGAGAGCGAGAGCAGTGCGACATTCAGTAACAGTGGGTCAACGCCACGTGTGAGTCCCCTGGACTCTGACACCGATGATGACGTCAACGAGGATGAAATGGCCAA GATGCCGTTGCAGGCATCTTTGCAGTCCAGGCCGACGCCGATCGCCCCCATGTCCCAGGGGCAGAAAGGAAACAGGGAGATGGACATTCCCGGTGGTCAAAGCGTGAACTCAACGATAACAAGCGTCAACAGTATCAGCAGTCTGCTGAAGGAGAGGTTTCAGCTCGCGCTTCCCCAGGCACTGAGGAGCAGTAAAAAGCAACAAAACGCCGACTACAG ACTCAAGGCTTTCGTTGGCGTCCTATTTCTCAGTATCGTCTTTTTAGTGGGATTTGCACACTTTTACTACAACCAGCATGTTCTCCAGAGAGCATATTACGAGCGGTTCAG GTTCAACAAGAATGACAGAGTGATGCACGTCTACGGTAAGAATGGGGCAGAAATAATTGCTGCTCGTTTGGGCGAAGGTATCGCAGCGGAAACCGGAGTATTTGCGTGTCTCGATTTCGATCAGCGATCTGATTCCGTCTGCCTGGAATGGCTGCATCAAACCAGACTGTATATGTCACATACGCAGCAGGACGACATGCATTGCTACCACGTTACTTGGCAAAGTCTGAATCCTAACTACAACCCGAAGGACTGCTTCGACTGGTCGCCTAAGAGGGGTCACTGGTACGGAGCTGGACAAACGCAAAACATGGCTTATCCTCTGGAGGAAGGTAACTCGGTCCTGGAGCTGAGCCCTTTCATCACCGGGGACATAAGGAAGCACTCATTTGGCAACGTTTTGAAGCGCTATTTCCTCAATTCCAAGGGCGCGACGATACTGATCGACCCCGAAACCCCTCTGTACGTTTCGATGAATGCGAATCGAACCAAGGACTTCTGCATTCAGGCCAAGCATGATTCCTTCGCTTATGTCAACCACCTCACACCTCTACCGCAGCTCAATTATACCGTATGTGCCTCTGATAATATGAAGACACTCCACTCCTTGATGACGGAGAAGTCGCTTTGGGACGGACTGAATAAAGAAGATGCTGACGCGGTTACTTCGCTTCTGTCCGAGCCGGTCTGGCAAATATCTCCTACCGACGAAGCAGCtgtttataattatacgaaaGCTGTTATTACTCTAGGATTCCTCCCAGGACATGTGTTACTGAGCGAAGAGTGGCAGCCCAATACCGGGGATTTTCATTTAGACGAAAGTCGCTTCGCGACAATGGAAGCGACAATCAATGTCATTCACCGTCGTGGATTTAGAATAGTATTTTCTGTTCAACCTTTCATATCAACGGAGTCGGTTAACTTTAAGGAAGCGGTGGCCGAACGCCTCCTAATATCCGAAAGAGGAAGCGATCCGAGAATCCCCGCGTTGACGAGGTACAAGCAGAGCCACAGTGCCGCCATATTGGACATAACGAATAACCGAACCCTGCCCTGGTTGCAGAGAAAGCTTCAGGCTTTGCTGGACAAGTACAAAGTGAACTCGTTCTACCTCGACATCGGCAACGCCTACGACATGCCGCATTACTACAACTGCCACAAGCCGCTGACGAATCCTGACGAGTATAAGACTCTATTCACGCAAGCGATACTGAGCTTCGCTCCTGTTACAGGGGTTTCCGGAGCTATCTCGAGGCCTAGGGCGcctgtttttgtttctctacCACCGTTTCCTTCTTCTTGGAAAGCGATAAAAACCGTGATCCCAACGGTGCTGAATTACGGCATCATAGGATACCCTTTCATAATGCCCGGTGCCGTTGGCGGGGACGTCGCGCTCCCGATGTCAGACAATAACCCGGACAACGACTTCGAGTTCAATCTCCCCGACAAAGAACTATACGTCCGGTGGCTCCAGCTCTCCACCTTTTTACCCGTAATTCGCTTCACCCACTTGCCTAGCAAGTATTCCGACGAGTCGGTTCTCGAAATGGCCAAAAGCTTGGCAAGCTTGAGACAAAAGACGGTCACACCATTGCTCAAAAAATACGCCTCCGAGGCTCTTGACTCTGGACTCCCGATCATTAGACCTCTTTGGATGCTGGATCCATCCGATCCAGCTTGTCATGTCGTCGTCGATGAATTCTCGGTGGGAGAAGAGCTGATCGTCGCTCCGATTTTGTATTCTGGAAGCAGGCAAAGGGAAGTCTATCTTCCCGCGGGGGTATGGAGAGAAGGAATCGACGGTAGTCTCAGAAAGGGATCCAGATGGATCCACAACTACAGGGTATCCGAAGACAAGGTTGCATACTTCGTCAAAATGCCAGATAACACTAGATTTTGA